A part of Capsicum annuum cultivar UCD-10X-F1 chromosome 6, UCD10Xv1.1, whole genome shotgun sequence genomic DNA contains:
- the LOC107875366 gene encoding serine carboxypeptidase-like 20: protein MARENIFLHYNIVLISFLAFLFLVTEGAPKSALVSQIPGFNGNFQSKHYAGYVTIDEKHGKKLYYYFVESERNPSKDPVVLWLNGGPGCSGFDGFVFENGPFSFELGKTNDSLPSLHNNPYSWSKVSSVIYLDSPAGVGFSYSGNKSDYVTGDLKTASDSHSFLLKWFEIYPEFLTNPFYISGESYAGIYIPTLSHEVVKGIDAGVKPAINFKGYMVGNGVTDEIIDGNALVPFQHGMGLISDKLYEEVTVACHGNFYKPVDKNCKEKLAKIDQDVKDLNVYDILEPCYHSKEPSGITSDNSKLPMSFRTLGETERPLPVRKRMFGRAWPFKAPVREGLVPTWPELLNGGNVACTDDRVATVWLNNEEVRKALHAEQKTVTGPWMLCTNNLKFSHDSGSMIQYHKNLTDRGYRALIYSGDHDMCVPYTGSEKWTSSLGYPIVDEWRPWYVNEQVAGYIQGYANNLTFLTIMGSGHTVPEYKPREALAFYTRWLEGKNI from the exons ATGGCAAGAGAAAACATTTTTTTACACTATAATATAGTGTTAATTAGTTTCTTGGCATTTTTGTTTTTGGTAACAGAAGGGGCACCTAAAAGTGCCCTGGTATCACAAATCCCTGGCTTCAATGGCAATTTTCAGTCAAAACATTATGCAGG GTATGTTACCATAGACGAAAAACATGGCAAGAAATTGTATTACTACTTTGTTGAGTCTGAAAGAAATCCATCAAAGGATCCAGTTGTTCTTTGGCTCAATGGTGGACCTGGCTGTTCAGGCTTTGATGGCTTTGTCTTTGAGAATG GACCTTTTAGTTTTGAGTTGGGAAAGACAAATGATAGCCTGCCTTCTCTGCATAACAATCCATACAGTTGGTCCAAG GTTTCCAGTGTAATATATCTCGACTCTCCTGCTGGTGTTGGATTTTCTTACTCGGGAAATAAATCCGACTATGTAACAGGAGACTTAAAGACTGCATCTGATAGCCACTCGTTTCTCCTCAAG TGGTTTGAGATCTATCCGGAGTTCCTCACGAACCCATTTTACATATCTGGAGAGTCCTATGCTGGAATTTATATACCAACTCTGTCTCACGAAGTAGTAAAAG GTATTGATGCTGGAGTAAAGCCTGCTATCAACTTTAAG GGTTACATGGTGGGAAATGGCGTGACAGATGAAATAATAGACGGTAATGCTCTTGTTCCATTTCAACATGGTATGGGCCTCATTTCAGATAAATTATACGAG GAAGTTACCGTTGCATGTCATGGAAATTTCTACAAACCAGTGGATAAGAATTGTAAAGAAAAGCTAGCTAAAATTGATCAG GATGTTAAGGATCTAAACGTTTATGACATTCTAGAACCGTGTTACCACAGCAAAGAACCTAGTGGAATTACCTCCGATAACTCAAAATTGCCAATGAGCTTTCGTACACTAGGTGAGACAGAAAGGCCTCTTCCAGTCAGAAAAAGAATGTTTGGCCGTGCATGGCCTTTTAAAGCTCCAGTAAGAGAGGGACTTGTCCCAACTTGGCCGGAGCTTCTCAATGGTGGAAACGTCGCTTGCACA GATGATCGTGTTGCAACTGTGTGGCTAAACAATGAAGAAGTCCGTAAAGCACTTCACGCTGAACAA AAAACTGTGACAGGTCCGTGGATGCTATGCACAAACAACTTAAAGTTCAGTCATGATTCTGGAAGCATGATTCAGTATCACAAAAACCTCACAGATCGGGGATATCGGGCACTCATATACAG TGGGGATCACGATATGTGTGTGCCATACACTGGTTCAGAAAAATGGACAAGTTCACTTGGATATCCGATCGTGGATGAATGGAGGCCTTGGTATGTGAATGAACAAGTTGCAGG TTACATACAAGGTTATGCTAACAACCTCACTTTTCTGACTATTATG GGATCTGGACACACTGTGCCGGAGTACAAACCACGAGAGGCGTTGGCGTTCTACACCCGCTGGCTAGAAGGCAAGAACATATGA